In uncultured Bacteroides sp., one genomic interval encodes:
- a CDS encoding thiol protease/hemagglutinin PrtT: MNIQLKRIIQLVPLLFIFISNIIATPRNSREALRIAMSFYQKNPVSTKSILSGTSTLKLSYTCSDVTTRSSDSNGYYYVFNIGNNNGFVIISGDDRAKDILGYSNVGSFNIDSLPPNFSDWLKFYKNELKYLVKQPEQNNASLLRSYYTSDNTLATYAAFVNPLLEDNRWDQGYPYNNLCPVMKDSIRAVTGCVATAMSQVMKYHRWPLKGTGSNRYIPSGFTDSISVDFSQTTYDWENMTDIYNKFSTKIQIDAVAKLMYHTGVAVNMNYGLFSSSAYPTDMAKALIKNFGYDSRIQLYNRDYYSQPEWVDLLKSELIEGRPILYFGRSEGYGHEFVCDGYDKNGLFHFNWGWSGDSNGYFELSVLNPNSLGVSGGTSGGFNYNQKIVIGIKKASSSYVIAPYQLHLYSPLVSSSNLVSRTGSFLVSMDFYNMGINTFNGSIGIALYNDNGMVNLLQSQTISFLETNFGLAGFSFYTQIPVSISNGNYKMYCVFKPAGDSNWQIMRGKVGTPNYLNITVTNSNIAILVPDLQPKLILNSFNVTGNLYQNKTGRFNLSITNNGEEYNSNIIIRLQLIANDTVIQKVCSEPVNIPAGKSKNVELIGDVLLSLGTYYLSALYDLSNDRLNSENYSLLGNSMVISLLPEPTELPVIALSSKINFQDSTKVSKDNVILKASIKNIGGFLNSYIAAVVFPKLGGISLSNYGFQSIILDKNEEKEVTFQGSLDLDPGEYLTVPYFWDSENYEWKEITPRALGWLTFILVDNIVGAEQNKTSKVNLYPNPATDVLFLQSDNIVESIQVIDMSGKVLLLLKPMIRGEIEIPVERLSSGMYTLRVETDKGVTISKFIKK; the protein is encoded by the coding sequence ATGAACATTCAATTAAAAAGGATAATACAGCTAGTTCCTCTTTTGTTTATATTTATTTCAAATATAATTGCAACACCGAGAAATAGCCGTGAGGCATTAAGAATTGCTATGTCTTTTTATCAAAAGAATCCGGTTTCTACAAAAAGTATACTTTCCGGAACTTCTACTTTAAAGCTGTCGTATACATGTTCAGATGTTACAACCCGCTCATCAGATAGCAATGGATATTATTATGTATTCAATATAGGAAATAATAATGGCTTTGTTATTATATCGGGAGATGACCGGGCAAAAGATATTTTGGGATATTCAAATGTTGGCAGTTTCAATATTGATTCTTTGCCACCTAATTTCTCAGACTGGCTGAAATTTTATAAAAATGAGCTAAAATATCTCGTGAAGCAGCCCGAGCAGAATAACGCATCACTTCTTAGATCTTATTATACTTCTGATAATACACTAGCAACTTATGCAGCTTTTGTGAATCCTCTTTTAGAAGACAATAGATGGGATCAAGGCTATCCTTACAATAATCTTTGTCCCGTTATGAAAGATTCAATAAGAGCTGTAACCGGATGCGTAGCTACTGCAATGTCACAGGTAATGAAATATCATAGATGGCCATTAAAAGGAACAGGTTCTAACAGATACATTCCCTCTGGATTTACAGATTCAATTAGTGTTGATTTCTCTCAAACAACGTATGATTGGGAGAATATGACTGACATTTATAATAAGTTCAGTACGAAAATCCAGATAGATGCAGTTGCTAAACTTATGTATCACACCGGAGTTGCGGTTAATATGAATTACGGCCTTTTTTCTAGTTCTGCATACCCCACTGACATGGCAAAAGCTTTAATTAAAAATTTTGGCTACGATTCAAGGATACAATTATATAACAGAGATTATTATTCACAGCCAGAATGGGTTGATTTACTAAAGAGTGAGTTAATTGAAGGGCGACCAATTTTGTATTTTGGCAGGTCTGAAGGTTATGGACATGAATTTGTATGTGATGGATACGATAAAAATGGGCTATTCCATTTTAATTGGGGATGGAGCGGTGATTCTAATGGATATTTTGAATTATCGGTTCTTAATCCTAATTCATTAGGGGTAAGTGGAGGAACCAGCGGCGGATTTAATTATAATCAGAAAATTGTTATTGGCATCAAAAAGGCAAGCAGTTCGTATGTAATTGCCCCCTATCAGCTGCATTTATATTCACCATTAGTATCATCTTCTAATTTAGTTAGTCGCACTGGTTCTTTTCTTGTTTCGATGGATTTTTATAACATGGGAATAAACACTTTCAACGGCTCTATTGGAATTGCATTGTACAATGACAATGGAATGGTAAATTTGCTACAAAGTCAGACTATATCATTTCTTGAAACAAATTTTGGACTTGCAGGTTTTTCTTTCTATACTCAGATTCCGGTTTCTATTTCAAATGGCAATTATAAGATGTATTGCGTATTTAAGCCTGCAGGAGATTCTAACTGGCAAATAATGAGAGGAAAAGTTGGTACGCCTAATTATCTGAATATTACCGTAACAAATTCAAATATTGCCATATTAGTTCCGGATTTGCAACCGAAACTAATACTCAATTCATTTAATGTAACCGGGAACCTTTATCAGAACAAAACAGGACGGTTTAATCTGAGTATTACAAATAACGGAGAAGAATATAATTCGAACATAATTATCCGATTACAACTAATTGCTAATGACACTGTTATTCAAAAGGTGTGTTCCGAACCGGTTAATATCCCGGCCGGGAAGAGTAAAAATGTAGAATTAATAGGAGACGTATTGTTGAGCCTCGGCACTTATTATTTATCTGCATTATATGATCTTTCTAATGACCGATTGAATAGTGAAAACTACAGCCTTCTGGGTAATAGTATGGTAATAAGTCTTTTACCTGAACCTACAGAATTGCCTGTTATTGCACTTTCTTCTAAAATTAATTTTCAGGACTCAACAAAGGTTAGTAAGGATAATGTTATTCTTAAAGCTTCAATAAAAAATATAGGAGGTTTCCTGAATAGCTATATTGCCGCTGTGGTGTTCCCTAAATTAGGTGGCATTTCTCTGAGTAATTATGGTTTTCAATCTATTATTCTCGATAAAAATGAGGAAAAGGAAGTTACCTTCCAGGGTTCTCTCGATTTAGATCCCGGAGAATACTTAACTGTTCCTTATTTCTGGGATTCTGAAAATTATGAATGGAAAGAAATTACACCACGCGCTTTGGGTTGGCTAACATTTATATTGGTCGATAATATTGTTGGAGCTGAGCAGAATAAGACTAGCAAGGTTAATCTGTATCCCAATCCGGCTACCGACGTATTGTTTCTACAGTCGGACAATATTGTAGAAAGCATTCAGGTAATAGATATGTCAGGGAAAGTACTATTACTGCTTAAACCGATGATTCGTGGAGAGATAGAAATTCCTGTAGAAAGATTAAGTTCTGGTATGTATACTCTTAGAGTTGAGACAGATAAAGGGGTTACAATTAGTAAATTTATAAAAAAGTAG
- a CDS encoding thiol protease/hemagglutinin PrtT yields MNKQTLKTHIFFFLLLISNIGIYAKSRSSAEALSIANSFYQNSIATKSISTKSSTDNVGLILAYSCTDGIATRSSNENAYYYIFNRGDNNGFIIISGDDRAKSVLGYSDSGSFSSNVMPENFKNWMSLYQKELKALAAISDDATSTKQSSSLLSVTTKATSFSTSICPLLGTIAWNQLSPYNILCPKIGTSRAPTGCVATAMAQIMKYYQWPIQGAGSKKYKPESMSDSLYVDFSKTAYNWSNMKNTYSGNSTAIQDTAVATLMYHCGVSVSMDYTAYSSAAYSNYIPVALSQYFGYDSNVQIFSRDFYTEAEWIQMIKTELNAARPILYGGSSTSEGGHQFICDGYDTNNLFHFNWGWGGYYNGYFELSSLNYETPGIGGSVTDGFTVWQDMVTGIQKPTTTSSKSYEIYLIKKLKVGIENITRSQAFSLNFGYANYGGNLFSGNIAFGLYQGSTLVSVIKQYSVTTDTFDGNENLTLSRLEIPTTVANGTYQLYCIYKASDQNNWSILRGRVGTPNSLDVILTSTNVTFATPDVYPKLALTGALSTIGNLYYGKTGTFSATIQNTGGEFNSYLSFYLTSTEANSTSKQINYDPINIPSGATKTIEISNNITLTPGTYVLTLNYDANNNQDSPSMVLLTPNENNSRNVIITSDATGIEEASIGKLCVYPNPATDLINVQSPSIVKSIMIFDISGKLALLQKPMTTGNIPISVSDLSKGVYLIKIETEEGSYTEKFFKK; encoded by the coding sequence ATGAACAAACAAACACTGAAAACACACATCTTCTTTTTTCTCCTGCTAATATCAAATATTGGTATCTATGCAAAATCAAGATCTAGTGCTGAAGCACTTTCTATTGCGAATTCATTTTATCAAAATTCTATTGCAACAAAAAGTATAAGTACAAAATCCTCCACGGATAATGTAGGTTTAATTTTGGCTTATAGCTGTACTGATGGTATTGCAACTCGTTCTTCTAACGAAAATGCGTATTATTATATATTCAATAGAGGAGACAATAACGGCTTTATTATAATTTCTGGTGATGATCGTGCGAAATCAGTTTTAGGATATTCAGACAGTGGTAGTTTCTCTTCAAATGTAATGCCCGAGAATTTCAAGAACTGGATGAGTTTATACCAGAAAGAACTCAAGGCATTAGCTGCAATATCTGATGATGCAACATCAACAAAGCAATCTTCTTCCTTACTATCAGTTACAACAAAGGCGACTTCTTTCTCAACTTCAATTTGTCCGTTGCTTGGAACAATAGCCTGGAATCAGCTTTCTCCATACAATATTCTTTGCCCCAAAATAGGAACATCGCGAGCCCCTACGGGGTGTGTTGCTACAGCCATGGCCCAAATTATGAAATATTATCAATGGCCTATACAAGGAGCCGGATCAAAGAAATACAAGCCAGAAAGCATGAGCGATTCTCTTTATGTGGATTTCTCGAAAACAGCCTATAATTGGTCCAATATGAAAAATACATATAGCGGAAATAGTACTGCTATTCAAGATACAGCTGTTGCTACTCTTATGTATCATTGCGGAGTATCAGTAAGTATGGACTATACTGCTTATTCATCAGCCGCTTATAGTAATTATATTCCGGTAGCATTAAGCCAATATTTTGGTTATGATTCGAATGTACAGATCTTCTCACGTGATTTTTATACAGAAGCTGAGTGGATTCAGATGATAAAGACTGAATTAAATGCCGCTCGTCCTATATTATATGGAGGTTCATCCACTAGCGAAGGTGGACACCAATTTATCTGTGACGGTTATGACACGAATAATCTTTTTCACTTTAACTGGGGATGGGGTGGCTACTATAACGGATATTTTGAACTATCATCATTAAATTACGAGACTCCCGGAATTGGAGGATCTGTTACGGATGGGTTTACTGTATGGCAGGATATGGTAACCGGAATTCAAAAGCCAACTACTACATCTAGTAAATCATACGAAATCTATTTAATTAAAAAGCTTAAAGTAGGCATTGAAAACATAACAAGGAGTCAGGCATTCAGTCTTAATTTTGGATATGCCAATTATGGGGGTAATCTATTTAGCGGAAACATAGCATTTGGACTTTATCAGGGCTCTACTTTAGTATCTGTAATTAAACAATATAGTGTTACCACAGACACATTTGATGGAAATGAAAATCTGACACTATCAAGATTAGAAATTCCTACCACAGTAGCCAATGGTACCTATCAGCTTTATTGTATTTACAAAGCTTCTGATCAGAATAACTGGTCTATATTAAGAGGTAGAGTTGGTACTCCCAATTCATTAGATGTTATTTTGACCTCAACGAATGTTACTTTTGCTACCCCGGATGTTTATCCTAAACTTGCTCTGACTGGAGCTTTGAGTACTATAGGAAATCTTTATTACGGAAAAACCGGAACATTTAGTGCTACTATTCAAAATACTGGTGGAGAATTTAATTCTTATCTATCTTTCTATCTTACTTCTACAGAAGCAAATAGTACAAGCAAACAAATTAATTATGATCCGATAAATATTCCTTCAGGAGCTACTAAAACAATAGAGATTTCAAATAATATCACTCTTACTCCGGGAACTTATGTTCTGACTCTCAATTATGATGCAAATAATAACCAGGATAGTCCATCAATGGTTCTTCTAACCCCGAACGAAAACAACTCGAGAAATGTTATTATTACTAGTGATGCAACCGGCATTGAAGAAGCTTCAATCGGTAAACTTTGTGTTTATCCTAATCCGGCTACTGATTTAATTAATGTTCAGTCGCCTTCTATAGTTAAATCTATTATGATTTTTGACATATCTGGAAAATTGGCTTTATTGCAGAAGCCTATGACAACAGGTAATATTCCAATTTCAGTAAGCGATTTAAGCAAGGGTGTTTATTTGATTAAAATAGAGACAGAAGAAGGAAGTTATACTGAGAAATTCTTTAAGAAATAA
- a CDS encoding C10 family peptidase produces the protein MKKTILIIGFLLLFAANILAIPRTSSEALSIANSFYQKAQVSTKMISTELSTLKLAYTCTDGISTRSTSDKAFYYVFNRGENNGFIIVSGDDRAKDILGYSDTGNFDINSLPPNFATWLNCYKEELKYLIDQSESTSTSSVQLSESISTDVRQSTYSTSVSPLLGGIKWDQGSPYNNLCPIINDSTSERAATGCVATAMAQVMKYYSWPVSGTGVNTYTPTGFTTSLSVDFSKTTYDWANMTDKYNSSSAAIQKDAVATLMYHAGVSVNMMYGEYSSASSLNMAKALIGYFSYDSNIQSYYRDYYSKPEWEGLIKTELNAGRPVFYAGYSKDTGHQFVCDGYDSNGLFHFNWGWSGNSDGYFELSVLNPSSLGIGGGTSSGFNYDQLIVIGVQKPNASSTVHPYQLYLYSPFNSVPASIDRTSTFTLPMRITNLGINTFNGKVGLALYNDNGFVKLLSSRSSSLDTYSGYYNPSYATNITIPSEVVDGNYMLYSVFQPTGDSDWQIMRGKVGTPNYINVNVTSTNILFSAPDVRPKLTLNSLTVNGNLYQNKTGKFNVSITNNGGEYNSSLLIYLKSAENNVTEQYVSNDPINIASGNTKSFDITGNIKLVPGQYYLYVMYDYYNNRASQSYVTLGDSIAVTVLPEPGNPILTLTSKVSFPDSNKVNKSNAVLTARIKNTGGYFNNHVIAYVYPSTAGNSLTYYGYQTLVLDTDEEKEIIFSGNIDLDPGSYLTAVTYWDTTINDWNLITPRDNSVLAFTLVDSSTDIERNTSSKLLIYPNPVVDNLFLQSEKIIKIIRIMDISGKQVLFLRPEKSGLISVSVDELSHGTYVLQCESETGIEVCKFIKR, from the coding sequence GCACAGGTCTCAACAAAAATGATATCCACAGAATTATCGACTTTAAAATTAGCCTATACTTGCACCGATGGCATATCTACCAGATCAACTTCTGATAAAGCATTTTATTATGTATTCAACAGAGGTGAGAATAATGGTTTTATTATTGTTTCTGGAGATGATAGGGCTAAAGATATTTTAGGATATTCCGATACTGGAAACTTTGATATAAATTCTTTACCACCTAATTTTGCTACCTGGCTTAACTGTTACAAAGAAGAATTGAAATATTTGATTGATCAATCAGAATCAACAAGTACTTCTTCGGTTCAGCTAAGCGAGTCAATCAGTACAGATGTTCGCCAGTCAACTTATTCAACTTCTGTATCTCCATTATTAGGTGGAATTAAATGGGATCAAGGATCTCCATACAATAATCTTTGTCCTATTATAAATGATTCAACATCTGAAAGAGCAGCAACCGGATGCGTTGCCACAGCAATGGCTCAGGTTATGAAATATTATAGCTGGCCTGTTAGTGGAACCGGGGTAAACACTTATACCCCTACCGGTTTTACTACATCTTTAAGTGTTGATTTTTCTAAGACTACATACGATTGGGCAAATATGACTGATAAATATAATAGTTCAAGCGCAGCTATTCAAAAGGATGCTGTGGCAACATTAATGTATCATGCGGGAGTTTCAGTAAACATGATGTATGGTGAGTATAGTTCTGCATCCTCCTTAAATATGGCTAAAGCTCTAATCGGATATTTTAGTTATGATTCAAATATCCAAAGTTATTATAGAGATTATTATTCTAAACCAGAATGGGAAGGTCTGATTAAGACAGAATTAAATGCTGGTCGTCCGGTTTTTTATGCCGGATATTCCAAAGACACAGGTCATCAGTTTGTGTGTGACGGATACGATAGTAATGGGTTATTCCATTTTAATTGGGGATGGAGTGGAAACTCTGACGGTTATTTTGAATTATCAGTTCTAAATCCATCTTCCTTAGGAATTGGTGGAGGAACCAGTAGCGGATTTAATTATGATCAGCTTATTGTTATTGGAGTACAAAAACCAAATGCATCATCAACAGTACATCCTTACCAGTTATACTTATATTCACCGTTTAATAGTGTTCCAGCTTCTATAGACCGTACAAGCACCTTTACATTACCAATGAGAATAACCAATTTAGGCATAAATACATTTAATGGTAAGGTTGGACTAGCTTTATATAATGATAACGGATTTGTAAAGTTACTTAGCAGTCGCTCTTCATCGCTCGACACCTATTCCGGATATTATAATCCTTCTTATGCAACTAATATAACTATACCTTCTGAAGTTGTTGATGGTAATTACATGCTTTACAGTGTGTTTCAGCCAACCGGTGATTCTGACTGGCAGATTATGAGAGGAAAAGTAGGAACGCCCAATTATATAAATGTAAATGTAACATCAACCAATATCTTATTTTCAGCCCCGGATGTGCGGCCTAAATTGACATTGAATTCATTAACGGTTAATGGAAACTTATATCAAAACAAAACAGGTAAATTCAATGTAAGTATAACAAATAATGGAGGAGAATATAATTCATCACTACTTATTTATTTAAAATCGGCAGAGAATAATGTAACAGAGCAATATGTTTCTAATGATCCTATAAATATTGCATCAGGCAACACTAAGAGTTTTGATATTACAGGAAATATTAAGTTAGTTCCCGGACAATATTATTTATATGTGATGTATGATTATTATAATAATCGCGCATCACAGAGTTATGTCACCCTTGGCGATTCAATAGCTGTCACGGTATTACCGGAGCCTGGAAATCCAATTCTTACATTAACATCTAAAGTATCTTTCCCAGACTCTAATAAAGTTAATAAAAGCAATGCAGTGCTTACAGCCAGAATAAAGAATACAGGAGGATACTTTAACAACCATGTAATAGCATATGTATATCCGTCAACAGCTGGAAACTCACTTACTTATTACGGATATCAGACTTTAGTTTTAGATACAGATGAAGAAAAGGAAATAATATTCAGTGGGAATATAGATTTAGATCCTGGATCATATTTAACAGCTGTAACATATTGGGATACAACAATTAATGATTGGAATCTTATTACTCCCAGAGATAACTCTGTCTTAGCGTTTACTCTTGTAGATAGTAGTACTGATATTGAACGAAATACGTCTTCTAAATTGCTTATTTATCCTAATCCCGTAGTAGATAACTTATTTTTGCAATCTGAAAAGATTATAAAAATAATCAGGATTATGGATATTTCCGGAAAACAAGTATTATTTTTGAGACCAGAGAAGAGTGGATTGATTTCAGTTTCTGTAGATGAACTAAGTCACGGAACTTATGTTCTTCAATGTGAATCTGAAACAGGTATTGAGGTTTGCAAATTTATTAAAAGGTAG